One window of the Trifolium pratense cultivar HEN17-A07 linkage group LG2, ARS_RC_1.1, whole genome shotgun sequence genome contains the following:
- the LOC123910640 gene encoding laccase-14-like, with protein sequence MAYDPSQMMITNKFKTPASALRFLLLSALYFLLIHAANGKVHHHKFVIRSAPFTRLCSSKNILTVNGQFPGPTLKAHRGDTLVVKVYNQANYNLTIHWHGSNQVRNPWSDGPGYITQCPIKPRNMFKQIINLSTEEGTIWWHAHQGWARATVHGAFIIYPKRGHTYPFPKPHAEVPIILGEWWKEDVMEVPNVANITGRQPNTSDAYTINGQPGYLYPYTFKMNVDYGKTYLLRIINAVMEEEIFFAIANHKLTLVGKDGLYLKPIKTDYIMITPGQSMDILLEANQRSLGHYFMAARPYFSVDGARFDNTTTTALLVYNNSHKHHKKSPILPNLPPYNNTQASTIFTKKFRSLATKTHPINVPKKVDTHLLFTFSVNLLNCTHDKPCNGPFGMRFLASVNNVSLVHPANIDFLSAYYYKVPGVFEMDFPKKPKREFNYTADELPEYVLGTSPGTKVLVLEYDASVELILQGTNVLASDNHPIHLHGYTFYVVGSGFGNFDPKQDPKNYNLIDPPQETTVGLPKNGWVAIRFKANNPGMWLLHCHIERHASWGMNMVFLVKDGPTPQTQMIPPPKDLPKC encoded by the exons ATAAGATCAGCACCTTTCACAAGACTATGTAGTAGCAAGAACATTTTGACTGTAAATGGACAATTTCCTGGTCCAACATTGAAAGCTCATAGAGGAGACACACTTGTAGTCAAGGTTTATAACCAGGCAAATTATAACTTAACAATACATTG GCATGGATCAAATCAAGTGAGGAATCCATGGTCAGATGGACCTGGATACATAACACAGTGCCCAATTAAACCAAGAAATATGttcaaacaaattataaatttgtcaacGGAAGAAGGAACAATATGGTGGCATGCACATCAAGGTTGGGCAAGAGCCACAGTTCATGGAGCTTTCATCATTTATCCTAAACGTGGACATACTTATCCCTTTCCTAAACCTCATGCCGAGGTTCCAATTATACTAG GAGAGTGGTGGAAGGAAGATGTTATGGAAGTTCCAAATGTAGCAAACATAACCGGACGACAACCAAATACATCAGATGCATATACAATAAATGGTCAACCTGGTTATCTATACCCGT ATACTTTCAAGATGAATGTGGACTATGGAAAAACATATCTTCTTAGAATAATCAATGCAGTAATGGAAGAAGAAATTTTCTTTGCAATTGCAAATCACAAATTAACATTAGTTGGTAAAGATGGATTATACTTAAAACCAATAAAAACAGATTACATAATGATCACACCTGGCCAATCTATGGACATTTTATTGGAAGCAAATCAACGATCTCTTGGTCACTATTTCATGGCTGCAAGACCATATTTTAGTGTTGATGGTGCTAGATTTGATAACACAACTACAACAGCATTACTTGTATATAATAACTCTCACAAACATCACAAAAAAAGTCCAATTCTTCCTAATCTTCCTCCTTACAACAACACACAAGCTTCAACTATCTTCACAAAGAAATTTAGAAGCCTTGCAACAAAAACTCATCCAATAAATGTCCCTAAAAAAGTGGACACACATTTATTGTTCACTTTTTCGGTTAATTTGCTCAACTGTACCCACGATAAACCCTGTAATGGTCCGTTCGGAATGAGGTTTTTGGCTAGTGTGAACAACGTTAGTCTTGTGCATCCGGCCAATATCGATTTTTTAAGTGCTTATTACTATAAAGTCCCTGGTGTGTTTGAAATGGATTTTCCAAAAAAGCCAAAAAGGGAATTCAACTATACAGCTGATGAATTACCGGAATAT gtttTGGGTACATCACCTGGTACTAAAGTGTTGGTTTTGGAGTATGATGCCAGTGTTGAGCTTATATTGCAAGGGACTAATGTGTTAGCAAGTGATAATCATCCAATTCATTTGCATGGATATACTTTCTATGTTGTTGGTTCAGGTTTTGGGAATTTTGATCCAAAACAAGATCCCAAAAATTATAATCTTATTGATCCACCACAAGAAACAACAGTTGGATTACCAAAGAATGGTTGGGTTGCTATCAGATTCAAGGCTAATAATCCAG GTATGTGGTTGCTGCATTGTCACATAGAGAGGCATGCTAGTTGGGGGATGAATATGGTGTTTCTAGTGAAAGATGGTCCTACTCCTCAAACACAAATGATTCCACCTCCTAAGGATTTACCTAAATGTTAA